One Faecalispora anaeroviscerum genomic window carries:
- a CDS encoding DUF4867 family protein, translating into MFTDLVRKNPTLPLYPVTDKSFLQYGRVVEEYDFTPWLETMKQIGVPEQGNVYIADDPRLSSTELAAAVKERLNGSMPIEVGYCNGNGSQLNALEYHKMPELDLAVTDLVLLLADARDIRDKKLDTALVQGYYVPAGTACELYGTTLHFAPCKVSDEGFQCVVVLPQGVNLPLENLPKDAAGEERLLWMQGKWLIAHPESALAKSGAYAGLVGENIQVIY; encoded by the coding sequence ATGTTCACTGATCTGGTACGGAAAAATCCGACTCTTCCCCTGTACCCCGTGACCGATAAATCCTTTCTGCAGTACGGTCGGGTGGTAGAGGAATACGATTTTACCCCATGGCTTGAAACGATGAAGCAAATTGGGGTTCCCGAGCAAGGAAATGTTTACATAGCTGACGACCCTCGGCTTTCCTCCACGGAGCTTGCCGCTGCCGTAAAGGAACGGCTGAACGGCTCAATGCCGATTGAGGTGGGCTACTGCAACGGCAACGGCAGCCAGCTGAATGCTTTGGAATACCACAAAATGCCGGAACTGGATCTGGCCGTGACCGACCTGGTTCTGTTGCTGGCCGACGCCCGCGATATTCGCGATAAAAAACTGGACACAGCTTTGGTTCAGGGCTATTACGTTCCCGCCGGAACCGCGTGTGAGCTTTATGGAACCACGCTGCACTTTGCTCCCTGCAAGGTGAGCGACGAAGGCTTTCAATGTGTTGTCGTTCTGCCGCAGGGTGTCAACCTTCCTTTGGAGAACCTGCCTAAAGATGCCGCCGGGGAAGAACGCCTGCTCTGGATGCAGGGAAAATGGCTGATCGCCCACCCGGAAAGCGCCCTTGCGAAAAGCGGCGCTTATGCCGGGCTCGTGGGTGAAAACATTCAGGTGATTTATTAA
- a CDS encoding cupin domain-containing protein, with translation MNKPYLKNIDYEKALELSSLVQYQQGQVVSRTLVQNPAVSITLFSFDKGEEISSHSSDGDAILTVLEGDAQITVGGQVNTLTQGQTIVMPSGIPHAVAAANPFKMLLTVVFPYPRS, from the coding sequence ATGAATAAACCATATTTAAAAAACATCGATTATGAAAAGGCACTGGAGCTTTCCTCTTTGGTGCAATATCAGCAGGGGCAGGTGGTAAGCCGCACCCTGGTTCAAAATCCAGCGGTCAGCATTACTCTTTTTTCCTTCGACAAAGGGGAAGAAATCAGCTCACACTCTTCCGACGGCGACGCCATACTAACCGTTCTGGAGGGCGACGCGCAGATCACAGTCGGCGGGCAGGTGAATACTCTGACGCAGGGACAGACCATCGTGATGCCATCAGGCATTCCGCACGCGGTAGCCGCTGCAAATCCGTTTAAAATGCTACTAACAGTAGTATTCCCATATCCAAGAAGCTAA
- a CDS encoding EFR1 family ferrodoxin (N-terminal region resembles flavodoxins. C-terminal ferrodoxin region binds two 4Fe-4S clusters.) encodes MSKINHVKAVFFSATGTTEKTVMQIAVAAAGKLGLPVSTVDFTLPSGRECPLVFQEDDLVVFGTPVYAGRVPNVLLKFLDTLQGNRALAVPVVLFGNRNYDDALIELRDLLHKAGFQPMAAAAFVGEHSFSRILAAGRPDAEDLSKAAHFGERVAEKLLSGEDSSLIEVKGVAHPYRGYYQPRDRKGTPVDIRKVKPQTGPSCNDCKLCAEICPMGSISQENVHEYIGICIKCGACIKKCPQGAKYYTDEGYLYHQHELEEGLTRRAEPELFL; translated from the coding sequence ATGTCTAAGATCAATCATGTGAAGGCTGTTTTTTTTAGCGCCACAGGAACAACCGAAAAAACAGTAATGCAAATTGCTGTGGCTGCGGCCGGGAAGCTGGGGCTGCCCGTCAGTACAGTGGATTTTACCCTGCCCAGTGGCCGGGAGTGTCCGCTGGTGTTCCAAGAAGATGATCTGGTGGTTTTTGGAACTCCGGTATATGCGGGCCGGGTGCCGAATGTGCTGCTGAAATTTTTGGATACCTTACAGGGAAATCGTGCGCTGGCCGTGCCGGTGGTGCTCTTTGGCAACCGTAATTACGACGATGCGCTAATTGAGCTTCGGGATCTATTACATAAGGCGGGTTTTCAACCGATGGCCGCGGCGGCTTTTGTCGGGGAGCATTCGTTTTCGCGGATTTTGGCCGCGGGAAGGCCGGATGCGGAGGATCTATCCAAGGCCGCACACTTTGGGGAGCGGGTTGCGGAAAAGCTTCTCTCGGGAGAAGACTCTTCGCTGATTGAGGTTAAGGGCGTTGCGCATCCGTATCGGGGGTATTATCAGCCCCGCGACAGAAAGGGAACCCCGGTAGATATCCGAAAGGTGAAGCCACAGACAGGACCGTCGTGCAACGATTGCAAGCTGTGCGCTGAAATCTGTCCCATGGGCTCTATTTCACAGGAGAATGTGCATGAATATATCGGGATCTGCATTAAGTGCGGAGCATGTATTAAGAAATGCCCGCAGGGTGCCAAGTATTATACCGATGAGGGCTACCTGTATCATCAGCATGAGCTGGAGGAGGGCCTGACCCGCCGCGCGGAGCCTGAGTTATTTTTATAA
- a CDS encoding GlsB/YeaQ/YmgE family stress response membrane protein: protein MGILAWVVIGALAGWIASKFMNTDASMGAFANIVVGIVGALIGGFLMNLLGGVGITGFNLWSLLVAVIGSVILLWIMRLFKNH from the coding sequence ATGGGAATACTCGCTTGGGTCGTTATCGGCGCACTGGCTGGATGGATTGCCAGTAAATTTATGAATACCGACGCTTCTATGGGGGCTTTTGCAAACATCGTTGTCGGTATTGTCGGCGCATTAATCGGCGGTTTTTTAATGAACCTGCTCGGCGGTGTAGGAATCACCGGATTCAACCTGTGGAGTTTGCTGGTTGCCGTAATCGGCTCTGTTATTCTGCTGTGGATCATGAGACTGTTCAAAAATCATTAA
- a CDS encoding formate--tetrahydrofolate ligase: MGFLSDIEIAQQYEAKDIREIAKTAGVDEKYLEMYGRNKAKVDYKLLNDLAEKPNGKLILVTAINPTPAGEGKTTTSVGLTDGLRHIGKKAIVALREPSLGPVFGVKGGAAGGGYAQVVPMEDINLHFTGDFHAIGAANNLLAALLDNHIYQGNELRIDPKRITWKRVVDMNDRQLRSIVDGLGPRTNGVTREDSYDITVASEIMAVLCLSSSISDMKERLSKMIIGYTYDNEPVTAGQLKAQGAMCALLKDAIKPNLVQTLEGTPAFIHGGPFANIAHGCNSLMATRMALKLSDYTVTEAGFGADLGAEKFLDIKCRMAGIAPSAVVIVATARALKHHGGVAKPDLNNENLEALERGMPNLLRHVENVTKVFGLPCVVAINRFPTDSEAELNLIRSKCKELGVEVALSEVWAKGGAGAVELAEEVVRLCETPNNFSYVYDAELPIKEKLNAIVQRVYHGSRAVLTGPAVKQAEQLEQLGFGNLPICMAKTQYSFTDDAKALGAPEGFEVTVRNLKVSAGAGFIVALTGDVMTMPGLPKKPSSENIDVDENGRISGLF; the protein is encoded by the coding sequence ATGGGATTTTTATCTGATATTGAAATTGCACAACAGTACGAAGCAAAAGACATTCGTGAAATTGCAAAGACCGCAGGGGTCGATGAAAAATACTTAGAGATGTACGGGCGCAACAAAGCAAAGGTAGACTATAAGCTTTTGAACGATCTGGCAGAGAAGCCGAACGGCAAGCTGATTCTGGTAACAGCAATCAACCCGACCCCCGCGGGTGAGGGAAAAACCACCACAAGCGTTGGCCTCACCGATGGCCTGCGCCATATTGGCAAAAAGGCAATCGTTGCTCTGCGCGAGCCTTCCTTGGGCCCGGTATTCGGCGTAAAGGGCGGCGCGGCCGGCGGCGGATACGCTCAGGTCGTTCCGATGGAGGACATCAACCTGCACTTTACCGGCGATTTTCATGCAATCGGTGCGGCGAACAACCTGCTGGCCGCTCTGCTGGATAACCACATTTATCAGGGCAACGAGCTGCGTATCGATCCCAAGCGCATCACATGGAAGCGCGTTGTCGATATGAATGACCGCCAGCTGCGCAGCATTGTAGACGGCCTTGGCCCGCGCACTAACGGCGTTACCCGTGAAGACAGCTACGATATCACTGTTGCTTCTGAAATTATGGCGGTTCTGTGCCTCTCCTCTTCCATCAGCGATATGAAAGAGCGTCTGAGCAAAATGATTATCGGCTATACTTACGATAACGAACCCGTTACCGCTGGTCAGCTCAAAGCTCAGGGTGCTATGTGCGCTCTGCTCAAAGATGCGATCAAGCCGAACCTGGTACAGACGCTGGAAGGAACTCCCGCATTTATCCATGGCGGCCCGTTCGCGAATATCGCCCACGGCTGCAACTCCCTGATGGCGACCCGCATGGCACTCAAGCTGAGCGATTATACGGTTACAGAGGCAGGCTTCGGCGCCGATCTGGGAGCGGAGAAATTCCTCGATATCAAATGCCGCATGGCGGGCATCGCTCCTAGCGCAGTTGTCATCGTAGCAACAGCCCGTGCGCTCAAGCATCACGGTGGCGTTGCAAAGCCCGACCTGAACAACGAGAACCTCGAAGCACTGGAGCGCGGCATGCCTAACCTGCTTCGTCATGTAGAGAATGTCACAAAGGTATTTGGCTTGCCCTGCGTGGTTGCCATCAACCGTTTCCCCACCGATTCCGAGGCGGAGTTGAACCTGATCCGTTCGAAGTGCAAAGAATTGGGCGTTGAGGTTGCTCTCAGCGAGGTTTGGGCTAAGGGCGGCGCTGGCGCTGTGGAGCTGGCAGAGGAAGTCGTTCGTCTGTGCGAAACCCCGAACAACTTTAGCTATGTGTATGACGCCGAGCTGCCCATCAAAGAGAAGCTCAACGCGATCGTGCAGAGAGTGTATCACGGCAGCCGTGCCGTGCTGACCGGCCCCGCGGTCAAGCAGGCGGAGCAGCTCGAACAGCTTGGCTTTGGTAATCTGCCGATCTGCATGGCCAAAACCCAGTACAGCTTTACGGATGACGCGAAGGCTCTGGGTGCTCCAGAAGGCTTCGAGGTCACGGTCAGAAACCTGAAGGTATCTGCCGGCGCCGGATTCATCGTTGCTCTGACCGGCGATGTGATGACTATGCCCGGCCTGCCGAAGAAGCCCTCGTCCGAGAATATCGACGTGGATGAAAACGGCCGCATTTCCGGTTTGTTCTAA
- a CDS encoding Crp/Fnr family transcriptional regulator, giving the protein MISTLKKSPLFFEMADSDIENCLKCSRSEIASYEKDELIFCQHDVPKKLLVLLEGAVVIGNDSSSGKRSIVATLNQPGELFGEVFLFLNQQEYNQYAQAVAPSQILHIPKDFLYHTCGENCGYHTKLISNMMSILAQKAYYLNRKLQIVSCATLRQKIAKVLMQNASPDGRVTLSMNREELADFMNTARPSLSRELMKMQEDGIIQIEKRQIKIINFDVLQNS; this is encoded by the coding sequence ATGATTTCTACATTGAAAAAAAGCCCATTGTTTTTTGAAATGGCAGACAGCGATATCGAGAACTGTTTGAAATGCAGCCGGTCGGAAATCGCGAGCTATGAAAAAGACGAGCTAATTTTTTGCCAGCACGATGTTCCCAAAAAACTGCTGGTGCTTCTGGAGGGGGCGGTCGTCATCGGCAACGACTCCAGCTCCGGAAAGCGCAGCATTGTGGCAACCCTTAATCAGCCCGGGGAACTGTTTGGAGAGGTGTTTCTATTTTTAAATCAGCAGGAATACAATCAATACGCGCAGGCCGTCGCGCCCTCCCAGATCCTGCACATTCCAAAGGATTTTTTGTACCACACCTGCGGGGAAAACTGTGGCTACCACACAAAGCTGATTTCCAATATGATGTCCATTCTTGCGCAAAAAGCGTATTATCTGAACCGAAAGCTTCAAATCGTATCGTGTGCCACCCTCCGCCAGAAGATTGCAAAGGTTCTGATGCAAAACGCATCGCCCGACGGTCGGGTGACGCTCTCAATGAACCGCGAGGAGCTAGCAGATTTTATGAATACCGCGCGGCCCTCCTTATCCAGAGAGCTGATGAAGATGCAGGAGGATGGAATCATTCAAATAGAAAAACGCCAAATTAAAATTATTAATTTTGACGTATTGCAAAACAGTTAA
- a CDS encoding YoaK family protein — protein MIKAQQMSESLPLVILLTLSGGFMDAYSYICRGQVFANAQTGNILLFGVNLSMGHFSLAWQYLFPVLSFSFGIAIAEIIKKCFTNARRFHWRQAVLMTEAILLFVVAFMPQNLNLFANGLISFVCGAQVESFRKVNGNGVATTMCIGNLRVAVQNISNYGLTKNEAEKKTGFLYLGIIGIFVIGAVIGSLCVNIWCEKAIIVSSIFLLIGFTIMFINKET, from the coding sequence GTGATAAAAGCTCAACAAATGTCCGAGTCCCTGCCTCTCGTAATTTTATTAACGCTATCTGGTGGGTTTATGGATGCGTATTCCTATATATGTCGAGGACAAGTTTTTGCAAATGCCCAAACAGGAAATATTTTATTGTTTGGGGTCAATCTTTCAATGGGTCATTTCTCTTTAGCGTGGCAATATCTTTTTCCTGTTTTATCATTTTCTTTTGGTATTGCTATTGCCGAAATTATAAAAAAATGCTTTACTAATGCACGGCGCTTTCACTGGCGCCAGGCTGTACTTATGACGGAAGCCATTCTTTTATTTGTTGTTGCATTTATGCCTCAAAATCTGAACCTGTTTGCTAATGGTCTAATCTCATTTGTCTGTGGTGCGCAGGTGGAGAGTTTTCGAAAGGTGAATGGAAATGGAGTGGCCACTACCATGTGTATCGGCAATCTGCGGGTAGCTGTGCAGAATATCAGCAATTATGGCCTTACCAAAAATGAAGCAGAAAAGAAAACCGGTTTCTTATATTTGGGTATTATCGGAATCTTTGTGATTGGAGCGGTTATAGGAAGCCTTTGCGTAAATATATGGTGTGAAAAGGCAATTATAGTAAGTTCGATATTTTTGCTGATAGGTTTTACAATCATGTTTATTAACAAAGAAACTTAA
- the cysK gene encoding cysteine synthase A: MAKVFKSLTDLIGKTPLLELSNYEKKHELKATVIGKLEYFNPAGSVKDRIAKAMIEDAEARGLLNSESVIIEPTSGNTGIGLASVAAAHGYRVILTMPETMSVERRNLLKAYGAELVLTEGAKGMAGAIARADELAQEIPHSFIPGQFVNPANPEVHRKTTGPEIWEDTDGKVDFLVAGVGTGGTLTGTGEFLKSKNPNVKVVAVEPDSSPVLSEGKSGPHKIQGIGAGFVPKVLNTAIYDEIIRVKNEDAFVAGKELSKVEGLLVGISSGAAIWAATELAKRPENAGKVIVAILPDTGERYLSTPLFSE, from the coding sequence ATGGCAAAGGTTTTTAAGAGTCTGACAGATCTGATCGGAAAAACTCCTCTTTTGGAACTTTCCAACTATGAAAAGAAGCATGAGTTGAAGGCAACTGTAATTGGCAAGCTGGAGTATTTTAATCCGGCCGGAAGCGTAAAGGACAGAATTGCCAAGGCGATGATCGAAGACGCTGAGGCGCGGGGGTTGCTCAATTCCGAATCTGTCATTATTGAGCCTACCAGCGGAAATACCGGTATCGGCCTTGCTTCTGTGGCGGCGGCACACGGGTATCGCGTTATTCTTACCATGCCGGAAACCATGAGCGTTGAGCGCAGAAATCTGCTGAAAGCCTATGGCGCAGAACTTGTATTGACGGAAGGCGCGAAAGGAATGGCAGGCGCAATCGCCAGGGCCGACGAGCTGGCCCAGGAAATTCCCCATTCCTTTATTCCCGGTCAGTTTGTGAACCCCGCCAACCCGGAGGTTCACAGAAAAACAACCGGCCCTGAAATTTGGGAGGATACCGACGGCAAGGTAGACTTTTTGGTAGCCGGTGTTGGTACCGGTGGAACGCTTACCGGTACCGGTGAGTTCCTCAAGTCGAAAAATCCGAATGTGAAAGTGGTCGCTGTGGAGCCTGATTCTTCGCCGGTATTGTCGGAAGGAAAGTCCGGTCCCCATAAGATTCAGGGAATTGGAGCAGGGTTTGTGCCTAAGGTGCTCAATACCGCAATTTACGATGAGATTATCCGTGTGAAGAACGAGGATGCATTTGTTGCTGGCAAAGAGCTTTCAAAAGTAGAGGGTCTGCTGGTGGGGATTTCTTCTGGTGCGGCCATTTGGGCGGCAACAGAATTGGCTAAACGCCCGGAAAATGCGGGCAAGGTGATTGTTGCTATTCTGCCGGATACCGGAGAGCGGTATCTCTCTACCCCGCTGTTTTCAGAGTAA
- a CDS encoding DUF421 domain-containing protein, whose product MAKFIGHKQIAQLDFFDYITGITIGSIAAEMATELEQPWKPLTAMVIYGGVTLLLSIISNKFPRMRKYLNGTPTILMDHGKLYRENLKKAKLDLSEFMVMCRQQGYFDLTSIQTAVFEYNGKLTILPVSSQRPATPNDMNLSPEQELLFTELIMDGRILENNLSRMGLDLTWLNKQLKQRNIHSAQDIFLAVCDRNLKLVLYENNNGERKGHGKA is encoded by the coding sequence GTGGCTAAATTCATTGGGCATAAACAGATTGCTCAGTTGGATTTTTTCGACTATATCACGGGAATAACCATCGGTTCCATTGCCGCTGAAATGGCCACAGAGTTAGAGCAACCCTGGAAACCTCTTACCGCAATGGTGATTTACGGAGGTGTTACTCTATTGCTGAGCATTATTTCCAACAAGTTCCCTCGAATGCGCAAGTACCTCAATGGTACGCCTACCATCCTCATGGACCATGGGAAGTTGTACCGTGAAAATCTAAAAAAGGCCAAGCTGGACCTGAGCGAATTCATGGTTATGTGCAGACAGCAGGGGTACTTTGATTTGACAAGCATTCAGACTGCTGTTTTTGAGTACAACGGAAAACTTACGATCCTTCCGGTGAGCAGCCAGCGCCCCGCCACACCCAACGATATGAATCTGTCTCCGGAACAGGAGCTGTTGTTTACCGAGCTGATTATGGATGGTCGTATTCTGGAGAACAATTTGAGCCGTATGGGGCTGGATTTGACTTGGTTGAACAAGCAGTTAAAACAACGCAATATTCATTCCGCGCAGGATATTTTTCTGGCTGTCTGTGACCGGAACTTGAAACTTGTTCTTTATGAGAATAACAACGGCGAACGGAAAGGACACGGCAAGGCGTGA
- a CDS encoding substrate-binding domain-containing protein, with the protein MKKFASIVLSAMLITSVFSGCGASQTNSTAPQSSEPQATSKKIAYLTPSMDVPFWRYIATGIENTAKENSLEVQVYDSKDSADTQLKNAQDAVVKQVDAIVISPVDSASCPTVLSLAEENKIPVVICDIGTNSGTYASFISTDNEKGAKIIGDYLAGLLKEGDKVAQITLNQARINGQLRKKGFEEGIASKKLVQVGFKQMEKVNRQEGETFAQDLITATPDLKGLFVHAEDPTMGAVTAAASANRTDLKIVGFDCSPEMLKGIEAGTVAATSAQQPILMGKTSVEQVVKVLKGETPEKEIKMDTLLITKENIKELENSTLYETVLTKD; encoded by the coding sequence ATGAAAAAATTTGCATCAATCGTATTGTCTGCGATGTTGATCACATCCGTCTTTTCCGGCTGCGGTGCCAGCCAGACCAACAGCACAGCCCCGCAAAGCAGCGAGCCTCAGGCTACCTCAAAGAAAATTGCATACCTCACCCCTTCCATGGATGTACCGTTCTGGCGTTATATAGCAACCGGCATTGAAAACACCGCAAAAGAAAATTCTTTGGAGGTTCAGGTATACGACTCCAAGGACAGCGCGGATACGCAGCTGAAAAATGCGCAGGATGCCGTTGTAAAGCAGGTTGACGCCATTGTGATTTCTCCGGTAGACAGCGCTTCCTGCCCCACTGTACTTTCTTTGGCCGAAGAGAACAAGATTCCGGTCGTGATCTGCGACATCGGTACCAACTCCGGTACCTATGCCTCCTTTATTTCTACTGATAATGAAAAGGGTGCCAAGATCATCGGCGATTATCTGGCTGGACTGCTCAAAGAAGGCGACAAGGTTGCTCAGATTACACTGAACCAGGCCAGAATCAACGGTCAGCTCCGCAAGAAGGGCTTTGAAGAGGGAATCGCCTCGAAAAAGCTGGTGCAGGTTGGTTTTAAACAGATGGAAAAGGTAAATCGCCAGGAAGGCGAAACTTTTGCTCAGGATCTGATTACTGCCACCCCTGACCTGAAAGGCCTGTTTGTACATGCGGAAGACCCCACCATGGGCGCTGTAACCGCAGCGGCTTCTGCAAACCGTACCGACCTGAAAATCGTCGGGTTTGACTGCTCCCCCGAAATGCTCAAGGGCATTGAAGCCGGCACCGTAGCAGCCACCTCCGCTCAGCAGCCGATTCTGATGGGCAAAACCTCTGTGGAGCAGGTCGTAAAAGTTCTGAAAGGCGAAACCCCTGAAAAAGAAATCAAGATGGATACCCTTTTGATCACCAAAGAAAACATTAAAGAGCTGGAAAACAGCACTCTGTATGAAACCGTTTTGACCAAGGATTAA
- a CDS encoding cyclase family protein: MLQIKKVFDLSQPVYDKCPGWETYEMTSMRYEAIYPKDRFNAERISLNAHTGTHLDAPFHFDPEGITIDQIPVERFQGQAVLVNLDGIVQDKEGICAKHLEPYKDLIQKDSIVVLHTGWCRLRGFTERYYHDWPYLSREGAEWLRDKQVKGVGIDTLSMGGWYEGTGRPCHETLLPAGVWLLEELDIPPELLQYKTFYLSAYPIKLRGFSGAPARAVGMILE, translated from the coding sequence TTGCTGCAAATTAAAAAAGTTTTTGATTTATCTCAACCCGTCTACGACAAATGCCCCGGCTGGGAAACCTACGAAATGACCAGCATGCGGTATGAGGCCATTTACCCCAAAGACCGCTTTAACGCGGAAAGAATCAGCCTGAATGCCCATACCGGCACTCATCTGGATGCCCCGTTCCACTTTGACCCCGAGGGAATCACCATCGACCAAATCCCGGTTGAACGCTTTCAGGGTCAGGCCGTTCTGGTTAATCTGGACGGAATCGTGCAGGACAAAGAAGGGATTTGCGCGAAGCATCTGGAGCCATACAAAGACCTGATCCAGAAAGACTCCATTGTGGTTCTTCACACCGGCTGGTGCCGTCTGCGTGGATTCACCGAGCGGTATTATCATGACTGGCCCTATTTGTCACGAGAGGGAGCCGAATGGCTGCGTGACAAACAGGTAAAAGGCGTAGGGATCGATACTCTAAGCATGGGCGGCTGGTACGAGGGTACCGGCAGACCCTGCCATGAGACCCTTCTACCGGCCGGGGTCTGGCTTTTGGAGGAACTGGATATTCCTCCCGAGCTTTTGCAATACAAAACCTTCTATTTGAGCGCATACCCCATCAAACTGCGGGGATTCTCCGGCGCACCGGCCCGTGCAGTGGGTATGATTCTGGAATAA
- the hcp gene encoding hydroxylamine reductase, translating into MDNKMFCYQCQETAGCTGCTQVGVCGKKPEVAAMQDLLVYVTKGLSSVTTQLREEGKEVSAEVNHLITLNLFATITNANFDEDAIVDRVFETLFRKQKLLGQVAHPEVLPEAARWTSANRSEFVAKAAEVGVLSTKDEDIRSLRELITYGLKGLSAYSKHANVLLKDDGEVDAFLQSALTKTLDDSLTVNDLVALTLETGKYGVSGMALLDEANTSAYGNPEITKVNIGVGMRPGILISGHDLRDLEMLLKQTEGTGVDVYTHSEMLPAHYYPAFKKYPHFFGNYGNAWWKQKEEFESFNGPILMTTNCIVPPKDSYKDRLYTTGAAGFPGCKHIPGEIGEEKDFSEIIEHAKHCASPAEIERGEIIGGFAHNQVLALADTVVGAVKSGAIKQFVVMAGCDGRAKSRNYYTDFARALPKDTVILTAGCAKYKYNKLGLGDIGGIPRVLDAGQCNDSYSLAVIALKLKEVFGLDDINDLPIVYNIAWYEQKAVIVLLALLHLGVKNIHLGPTLPAFLSPNVAKVLVENFGIAGIGSVEDDLELFFGKGAATRPAVTEDMLIGEILRQYPDAAPILMECGMHCLGCPSSQMESLADACMVHGLDPKALLGQLNQRIAR; encoded by the coding sequence ATGGATAATAAAATGTTTTGCTATCAGTGTCAGGAGACCGCTGGCTGCACCGGCTGCACGCAGGTAGGTGTCTGCGGGAAGAAGCCGGAGGTCGCCGCTATGCAGGATCTGCTGGTATATGTGACAAAGGGGTTGTCGTCCGTTACCACACAGCTGCGGGAAGAGGGCAAGGAGGTTTCCGCTGAGGTCAACCATCTGATTACGCTGAATCTGTTTGCCACGATCACCAACGCGAATTTTGATGAGGATGCGATTGTTGACCGCGTTTTTGAAACACTGTTCCGCAAGCAGAAGCTGCTAGGGCAGGTGGCGCATCCGGAAGTTTTGCCGGAAGCCGCAAGATGGACCTCTGCCAACCGCTCTGAATTTGTGGCAAAAGCAGCCGAAGTGGGTGTGCTGTCTACGAAGGATGAGGATATCCGCAGTCTGCGCGAGCTGATCACCTATGGCCTGAAGGGGCTTTCCGCTTACAGCAAGCACGCGAACGTGCTGCTAAAGGATGACGGTGAGGTCGACGCATTCTTGCAGAGTGCCTTGACGAAAACACTGGATGATTCCCTGACGGTGAACGATCTGGTGGCATTGACACTGGAAACCGGTAAATACGGTGTCAGCGGCATGGCACTTCTGGACGAGGCCAACACTTCCGCTTATGGCAATCCGGAGATCACGAAGGTCAATATCGGCGTGGGTATGCGCCCCGGCATCCTGATCTCGGGCCATGATCTGCGCGACCTGGAAATGCTGCTGAAGCAGACCGAGGGTACCGGCGTGGATGTATACACCCATTCCGAGATGCTACCCGCTCATTATTACCCGGCGTTTAAGAAATATCCCCACTTTTTCGGCAACTACGGCAACGCGTGGTGGAAGCAGAAAGAAGAGTTTGAGAGCTTCAACGGCCCGATCCTGATGACCACCAACTGCATTGTGCCGCCGAAAGACAGCTACAAGGACCGTCTTTACACCACAGGTGCTGCCGGCTTCCCCGGCTGCAAGCATATTCCGGGTGAGATCGGCGAGGAAAAGGATTTTTCCGAAATCATCGAGCACGCAAAGCACTGCGCATCTCCTGCGGAAATTGAGCGCGGTGAAATCATCGGGGGCTTCGCGCACAATCAGGTGCTGGCTCTGGCCGATACCGTGGTAGGTGCGGTCAAATCCGGCGCAATCAAACAATTTGTGGTAATGGCCGGCTGTGACGGCCGCGCGAAGTCGAGAAATTACTACACCGATTTTGCCAGAGCACTGCCAAAGGATACGGTGATTCTGACTGCAGGCTGCGCAAAATACAAGTACAATAAGCTTGGCCTCGGCGACATCGGCGGTATTCCGCGCGTCCTGGACGCCGGACAGTGCAACGATTCCTATTCGCTGGCCGTGATCGCCCTGAAGCTGAAGGAAGTGTTCGGTCTGGACGACATCAACGATCTGCCAATCGTATATAACATTGCGTGGTATGAGCAGAAGGCTGTGATCGTTCTGCTGGCGCTGCTGCACCTCGGTGTAAAGAATATTCATCTTGGTCCCACGCTGCCGGCCTTTCTTTCTCCCAATGTGGCAAAGGTTCTGGTTGAAAACTTCGGTATTGCCGGAATCGGCAGCGTAGAAGACGACTTGGAGTTGTTTTTCGGTAAGGGTGCGGCGACGAGGCCCGCTGTTACTGAGGACATGCTGATCGGCGAAATCCTCCGGCAGTATCCGGACGCCGCTCCTATCCTGATGGAATGCGGTATGCACTGCCTGGGTTGCCCTTCCTCCCAGATGGAGTCCCTTGCGGATGCCTGCATGGTGCATGGCCTTGACCCCAAGGCGCTGCTGGGGCAGCTGAATCAGCGAATTGCAAGATAA